A DNA window from Hordeum vulgare subsp. vulgare chromosome 1H, MorexV3_pseudomolecules_assembly, whole genome shotgun sequence contains the following coding sequences:
- the LOC123450352 gene encoding alpha-hordothionin: MGLKGVMVCLLILGLVLEQVQVEGKSCCRSTLGRNCYNLCRVRGAQKLCAGVCRCKLTSSGKCPTGFPKLALVSNSDEPDTVKYCNLGCRASMCDYMVNAAADDEEMKLYLENCGDACVNFCNGDAGLTSLTA; encoded by the exons ATGGGCCTCAAGGGTGTGATGGTGTGTTTACTTATACTGGGGTTGGTTCTCGAACAGGTGCAAGTAGAAGGCAAGAGTTGCTGCAGGAGCACCCTAGGAAGAAACTGCTACAATCTTTGCCGCGTCCGTGGTGCTCAGAAGCTATGCGCAGGCGTCTGTAGGTGTAAACTCACAAGTAGCGGAAAATGCCCTACAGGCTTCCCCAAATTGGCCCTTGTGTCCAACTCAG ATGAACCAGACACCGTCAAGTATTGCAACTTGGGGTGTAGGGCTTCCATGTGTGACTACATGGTCAACGCAG CTGCTGACGACGAAGAAATGAAACTCTATTTGGAAAATTGTGGTGATGCTTGTGTCAATTTCTGCAACGGTGATGCTGGCCTCACATCCCTTACTGCCTAA